In a single window of the Nicotiana tomentosiformis chromosome 10, ASM39032v3, whole genome shotgun sequence genome:
- the LOC138900405 gene encoding secreted RxLR effector protein 161-like: MDVKSTFLNGFIDEEVYVRQPPGFEDSKFPYHVYKLTKTLYGLKQAPRACRPDIMFSVCKCARFQSAPKESHLTAVKRIIHYLIGTISYGLWYPRSNNFKLEGFSDADLTGDKEDRKSTSGTCQLLRKTLISWNSKKQGSVALSTIEAEYIAIGQ, translated from the exons atggatgtcaaaagtACCTTTTTAAATGGCTTTATTGATGAGGAGGTATATGTTAGACAACCTCCTGGTTTTGAAGACTCAAAATTCCCTTACCATGTATATAAGTTGACTAAAACTCTGTATGGACTCAAACAAGCTCCACGAGCCTG TCGACCAGATATTATGTTTAGTGTATGTAAATGTGCCAGGTTTCAGTCAGCTCCTAAGGAGTCACATCTGACTGCAGTAAAGAGAATAATTCATTATCTCATCGGAACTATTTCTTATGGACTATGGTATCCACGCTCTAACAATTTTAAATTGGAAGGTTTTTCAGATGCTGATCTTACAGGTGATAAGGAAGACAGAAAAAGCACTAGTGGAACATGTCAATTATTGAGAAAGACATTAATATCATGGAATAGTAAAAAACAAGGCTCAGTTGCATTATCTACAATAGAGGCAGAATATATTGCCATTGGACAATGA